One region of Fusobacterium periodonticum 1_1_41FAA genomic DNA includes:
- a CDS encoding cupin domain-containing protein codes for MVKIEVAKAINFNELINSKEAEVVSMRILNETNSYVSLFSLAKNEEITAEAMLGNRYYYCFNGNGEISIENNKKPIKTGDFLEVLANNNYSVKSLDTLKLVEIGEKIGDETMENQTLKMLESASAFSLADCVDYKEGQIVSKNLVAKANLVITVMSFWKGESLDPHKAPGDALVTVLDGEGKYIVDGKAFVVKKGESAVLPANVPHAVEAETQNFKMMLTLVK; via the coding sequence ATGGTAAAAATAGAAGTGGCAAAAGCTATTAATTTCAATGAACTTATAAATTCAAAAGAAGCTGAAGTTGTAAGTATGAGAATTTTAAATGAAACCAATAGTTACGTATCTTTATTTTCGCTGGCTAAAAATGAAGAAATAACAGCCGAAGCTATGTTAGGAAATAGATATTATTATTGTTTCAATGGAAATGGAGAAATATCTATAGAAAATAATAAAAAGCCTATTAAGACTGGAGACTTTTTAGAAGTTTTAGCTAATAATAATTATTCTGTAAAATCTTTGGATACTTTAAAACTTGTTGAAATTGGAGAAAAGATAGGAGATGAAACAATGGAAAATCAAACTTTAAAAATGTTAGAAAGTGCAAGTGCATTTAGTCTTGCTGATTGTGTTGACTACAAAGAAGGACAAATTGTTAGTAAAAATTTAGTAGCAAAAGCTAATTTAGTTATAACTGTTATGTCATTTTGGAAGGGAGAATCATTAGATCCTCATAAAGCACCAGGTGATGCATTGGTAACTGTTTTAGATGGAGAAGGAAAATATATAGTTGATGGTAAAGCCTTTGTTGTAAAAAAAGGAGAAAGTGCAGTTTTACCTGCTAATGTTCCTCATGCTGTTGAAGCAGAAACTCAAAATTTTAAAATGATGTTAACTTTGGTAAAGTAA
- a CDS encoding Mrp/NBP35 family ATP-binding protein has protein sequence MIQKEAPKVKDDKNIKNVIAVMSGKGGVGKSTVTTLLAKELRKKGYSVGVMDADITGPSIPRLMNVSEQKMATDGKNMYPVVTEDGIEIVSINLMIDENEPVVWRGPVIAGAVMQFWNEVVWSDLDYLLIDMPPGTGDVPLTVMKSFNIKGLIMVSIPQDMVSMIVTKAIKMARKMNANVIGLIENMSYITCDCCDNKIYLTDENDIQTFLKENDVELLGELPMTKQIARMTKGESAYPEEIFSKIADRVIEKVKEL, from the coding sequence ATGATACAAAAAGAAGCACCTAAGGTGAAAGATGATAAAAATATAAAAAATGTTATAGCTGTTATGAGTGGTAAAGGAGGAGTAGGAAAGTCTACAGTTACTACACTTCTTGCTAAGGAATTAAGAAAAAAAGGATATTCAGTTGGAGTTATGGATGCTGATATAACAGGACCTAGTATACCAAGACTTATGAATGTCAGTGAACAAAAAATGGCGACTGATGGAAAAAATATGTATCCTGTTGTAACAGAAGATGGAATAGAAATAGTTTCAATAAATCTTATGATAGATGAAAATGAACCTGTTGTATGGCGTGGACCAGTTATTGCAGGTGCAGTTATGCAATTCTGGAATGAAGTTGTTTGGAGCGATTTAGATTATCTTTTAATAGACATGCCTCCAGGAACAGGAGATGTACCTTTAACTGTTATGAAAAGCTTTAATATCAAAGGACTAATTATGGTATCTATACCGCAAGATATGGTTTCTATGATAGTTACAAAAGCTATAAAGATGGCAAGAAAAATGAATGCCAATGTAATAGGTTTAATTGAAAATATGAGTTATATAACTTGTGATTGTTGTGATAATAAAATATATTTGACAGATGAAAATGATATCCAAACTTTCTTAAAAGAAAATGATGTTGAACTTTTAGGAGAACTTCCTATGACAAAACAAATTGCAAGAATGACAAAGGGAGAGAGTGCTTATCCAGAAGAAATATTCTCTAAAATTGCAGATAGAGTTATAGAAAAAGTAAAAGAGTTATAG
- the gmhB gene encoding D-glycero-beta-D-manno-heptose 1,7-bisphosphate 7-phosphatase, translating to MNKAIFLDRDGTINVEKDYIYKCEDLVFEEGSVEALKTFKNLGYILIVVSNQSGIARGYFTEEDLKAFNNNMNEKLKEEAVEITEFYCCPHHPDGLAEYKKVCDCRKPNNKMLEDAIERYNIDREKSYMIGDKASDIGAGLKSKLKTVLVKTGYGLKDMEKIDKNETLVCENLKDFSEVLKREKLNELLFEEFSKKVQIKNVVMDSRKVTEGSLFFAINNGNSYVKDVLDKGASLVIADNTDIADERIVKVADTIATMQDLATKYRNKLDIQVIGITGSNGKTSTKDIVYSLLSKKAKTLKTEGNYNNHIGLPYTILNVTDEEKFVVLEMGMSSLGEIRRLGEISNPDYAIITNIGDSHIEFLKTRDNVFKAKTELLEFVNKENTFVCGDDVYLAKLDVNKIGFNEDNNFRIESYEFSDKGSKFTLDGKEYEMSLLGKHNISNTAIAIELAKKIGLSEEEIKEGLKDIKISSMRFQEIRVGEDIYINDAYNASPTSMKAAIDTLNEIYDDKYKIAILGDMLELGEDEVKYHVEVLNYLLDKKIKLIYLYGERMKKAYDIFMKNKSEEYRFWYYPTKEGIVESLKNIRMEKVILLKASRGTALEDIIVKE from the coding sequence ATGAATAAAGCAATTTTTTTAGATAGAGATGGAACGATAAATGTAGAAAAAGACTACATTTACAAATGTGAAGATTTAGTTTTTGAAGAAGGTTCAGTGGAAGCTTTAAAAACTTTTAAAAATTTAGGATATATTTTAATTGTTGTAAGTAATCAATCAGGTATAGCTAGAGGATATTTTACAGAGGAAGATTTAAAGGCTTTTAACAACAATATGAATGAAAAGTTAAAAGAAGAAGCTGTTGAAATAACAGAATTCTATTGTTGCCCTCATCACCCTGATGGACTAGCTGAGTATAAAAAAGTTTGTGATTGTAGAAAACCTAACAACAAAATGCTAGAAGATGCAATTGAAAGATATAATATCGATAGAGAAAAATCATATATGATAGGAGATAAGGCCTCAGATATAGGAGCAGGTTTAAAGTCTAAATTAAAAACTGTTCTTGTAAAGACTGGTTATGGCTTGAAAGATATGGAAAAGATAGATAAAAACGAAACTTTAGTTTGTGAAAACTTAAAAGACTTCTCAGAAGTATTAAAAAGAGAAAAATTAAATGAATTATTATTTGAAGAATTTTCAAAGAAAGTTCAAATAAAAAATGTTGTAATGGACAGTAGAAAAGTTACAGAAGGTTCATTATTTTTTGCAATAAACAATGGAAACTCTTATGTTAAAGATGTTTTAGATAAGGGAGCTAGCCTTGTTATTGCCGATAATACAGATATAGCAGATGAAAGAATAGTAAAAGTTGCAGATACTATTGCTACTATGCAAGATCTAGCAACAAAATACAGAAATAAATTGGATATACAAGTTATAGGAATAACAGGAAGTAATGGAAAAACTAGTACAAAAGATATAGTTTATTCTCTACTTTCTAAAAAAGCTAAGACTTTAAAAACTGAAGGAAACTACAATAATCACATAGGTTTACCTTACACAATTTTAAATGTTACAGATGAAGAAAAGTTTGTAGTCTTAGAAATGGGAATGAGTTCTCTTGGAGAAATTAGAAGATTAGGAGAAATTTCAAATCCTGACTATGCAATAATAACTAATATTGGAGATTCACACATAGAGTTTTTAAAGACTAGAGATAATGTTTTTAAAGCTAAAACAGAGCTTTTAGAATTCGTAAACAAAGAGAATACTTTTGTTTGTGGTGATGATGTATATTTAGCAAAGTTAGATGTGAATAAAATAGGTTTCAATGAAGATAATAATTTTAGAATAGAAAGCTATGAATTTTCTGATAAAGGAAGTAAATTTACTTTAGATGGAAAAGAATATGAAATGTCTTTACTAGGTAAACACAATATTTCTAACACAGCTATTGCAATAGAATTAGCAAAGAAAATTGGACTTAGTGAGGAAGAAATAAAAGAAGGTTTAAAAGACATAAAAATAAGCAGTATGAGATTTCAAGAAATAAGAGTGGGAGAAGATATTTATATCAACGATGCTTACAATGCAAGTCCTACTTCTATGAAGGCAGCAATAGACACTTTAAATGAAATCTATGACGACAAATACAAGATAGCCATTCTAGGAGATATGCTAGAATTGGGAGAAGATGAAGTGAAATATCATGTGGAAGTTCTAAACTACCTACTTGATAAAAAGATAAAATTGATATATCTATATGGTGAAAGAATGAAAAAAGCCTATGATATATTTATGAAAAATAAGTCGGAAGAATATAGATTTTGGTACTATCCAACGAAAGAAGGAATAGTGGAAAGTTTAAAAAATATCAGAATGGAAAAAGTAATTTTATTGAAAGCCTCAAGAGGAACAGCCTTAGAGGATATAATAGTGAAAGAGTGA
- a CDS encoding zeta toxin family protein has product MKKVFYLFAGVNGAGKSTLYNSESLNNDIKNTIRINTDEIVREIGDWRNNSDQLKAAKMAINLRNECFLYGKSFNEETTLTGKTILKTIDRAKELGYELQLFYVGVSSTEIAKERIKSRVEKGGHHIENDIVEKRYYESLKNLKEIILKFDKVYLYDNSKKYKNIFSFSNNKILFKDNKSISWAKEAIEIIENNIKNK; this is encoded by the coding sequence ATGAAAAAAGTATTCTATCTTTTTGCTGGTGTAAATGGTGCTGGAAAGTCTACTTTATATAATTCTGAAAGTTTGAACAATGATATAAAAAATACTATTAGAATTAATACTGACGAAATTGTTAGAGAAATTGGTGATTGGAGAAATAATTCTGACCAACTGAAAGCTGCTAAGATGGCAATAAATTTAAGAAATGAATGTTTTCTATATGGTAAGTCATTTAATGAAGAAACTACTTTAACTGGAAAAACTATTTTGAAAACTATTGATAGAGCAAAAGAGCTTGGTTATGAATTACAATTATTTTATGTTGGTGTTAGTAGTACTGAAATAGCAAAAGAAAGAATAAAGAGTAGAGTAGAAAAAGGTGGACATCACATAGAGAATGATATAGTTGAAAAAAGATATTATGAATCTTTAAAAAATTTAAAAGAAATTATTTTAAAATTTGATAAAGTTTACTTATATGATAATTCTAAAAAATACAAAAATATTTTTTCGTTTTCTAATAATAAAATTCTTTTTAAAGATAATAAAAGTATAAGTTGGGCTAAAGAAGCCATAGAAATAATAGAAAATAACATAAAAAATAAATAA